Within Columba livia isolate bColLiv1 breed racing homer chromosome 22, bColLiv1.pat.W.v2, whole genome shotgun sequence, the genomic segment CTTTCAATagtgcccagtgacagggtgaggggcaacaggcacaaaccGAAACACAgtaggttccatctgaatatgaggagaaacttctttactctgagggtgatagagcactggaacaggctggctGGGTcttggagtctccttctctgtagacattcaaaacccacctggacacaatCCTGTGCAACCTGTTCTAGGCGAACTTGCCTTAGCATGATCTTCACacgtcccttccagccccaaccattccatgattctgccATTCTGTAACCTCCATCCTCAAAGATATTCAAGCTTTCACCAGTCAAACTGCTGAGCTACCTGGTCTAGTTTTCAAGATAGCAATACGTAGAATATAACAGATGAGATCTTAAGGTGTCCTTTCCATTGGTGATGATTTTGCTgatattatttttagaaataattaaatatgaCAGAAGGTTTCTGTTTCTCCTAAGATGAGGGGTGTGGAATGTATTACAGAAGCAAGTGGATATTATCACCCCTTGTGAGAGCACTTGAGTTTGTTGGATTAAACAGTACATTGGATTTACAGGTCAAGGTGTTggcaggaggggctgcagggggtTCTCTGTGAGAAGAGTCCAGGGGCTGCCCCGGTGTTGGGGACAGCTGGTTCTAGCCAGCTCCAAAACGGACCCAAAGGAACTGTCTGGCCAAAGCTCAACCCATCAGCAAAGCTGGTGGTACCTCTGTGATAACATGTttgagaaaaggcagaaaatgccacacagggagaggaggaaaaaaaagactgcaaaaaaaaaaaaaaaaaaaaaaaaaacaggggaaaCACAAAGGTCAGAGAAGAAAGGGGAGGAGGTACCTCCTGATGGAGGAGATACCCTTGCAGCCCGAGTACAACATAtgccagagcagaggaaaagtgtggggaggaaggagtggcagaCAGGAACTGCTATGTAGCAAGTAGAACACCTCCATCCCTCCTGTGCCACTCAAGGGGTAATAGAGGTATCAGCACTGAAGGAATGGAGTTAAGCCTGGGAAAGGGCAGACGAAATCAATAAATAATGCTAATTTTCCCTGAGTTGTCTGCTCTGCCAGCAACAATGATGGGTAAGTGAACCTCTTGTTTTTATCTCAGTGCATGAGCTTTCTTGTTCCCACCCTTTCTATACTTTCCCCCATTTCACTGAGAAGGTCAGGGAGTGAGCAGCAGGGTGAGAATGTGGACATCAGCCAAGGCTACCTGACCACcagcaaggaaaaggaaacactgGGTTTCTCATGTTTGGAGCAAAGTGGGATGTTAGAGATTAGACTGAGGCTTCTAGCAGGGCATCTAGGGATGGTTTATTGCCTACATCTAGGGCCACTTGAGACAGCTCAGGACAGATGAAACATCTGTGTGGATCTGTCAGATATGAAACAGCACCTAGAGGAAAACTATGTGTAATCTGAATCAGTGACTGGAGGACACTTTCAGATACCTAGGACACCTCAAAAGACACTCGAAATTCTGGTGACTGAATCCTATCCTGTCTCTCTCCATGCCTCCAGCCCAATGGGAAGTTTGCTTTTCAATGCAAATGGCACTGAGTCCCACAGAAGCGACTGCAAGGGGACCTTTTGGTGGTCAAAAGCTCAGGATGTGAACACAGTTGGAACGGTACTTTCTCATCAGCTTCTCACACgcagaaagaaacagaattatAAACTAATGTGTTATCCTTGATTCTCAGCTTTTGCTGGGGACATAAATACAATCAGTGTTTCACACCTGCCCATATGAAGATGTTCTGCCACAATGATcctataataattttaattcctGTACACTCATGCACAGTTGAATTCCCAGTTCCTAAATAAATCCTTATCTGACACTGTCCTCGCATCTCCCTTGTATGCAAGGTTGCAGCGAGGAGGGTAtcggtctcttctctcaagcaACAGGATGAGATGAAACatcctcaagttgtgccaggggaagtaTAGATTGTATATCAGGAAAAACCTCTTCACCAAAAgtgttgtcaagcattggaacaggatggccaggaaagtggttgagtcaccatccctggaggtgtgtAAAAGatatgtagatgtggtgcttagagacacggtttagtggtgggcttggcagtgttaggttaacagttggacttgatgctcttaaaggtcttttccaacctaaacgattCCATGATTCTAAGGGAGGTGCTCTGGGATGCACAGACCCATTTTTTGGCAGTTTCCTCCTCACTGTGCCATCTTTGGACTTTTTTAGGTTCAGATGAGCCACGGTCCAGTATCAGTCAGGAACTGATCTGGAAGGCCATCTCCAGCCAGCTGTAAGACTTGTCCTCTTCCCCCCAACATTTACCAGGAATGTCTGTGGGACTATGATTCTCTCCAAAAAGGAAGCAAATAGGTAGTGTAATTAGGCGCTAGAGGAAGCTGTTTCATCACCATGAGAATGTGTCCTGCATCCCATCATGGCGATGAGAGCGAGGCAtacagagacacagagacacagacagacacagacagacacagacacagagttcttgttagcagcgagagcagagccaggcagagccgAGCTGAGCCCTCTTTAATTAGCCTTTCTCAGTTTATAGCTTTACAGATATGGGCCTGAACCAAGAGGTTAAACAGGATGCTTTTTTCAAAAgatgttattccaaacacacaggcccaggcccaacattcacacatcacaCATATGGGGGCCGTTTTCTGAcccgagatatcattctcactggcctgggctatcactccttacacccataaaaaacatacttctgtataacctaTCAAAGGCCCTTTATGTTCTGACAAATTCCTGTAATTTAATCATGTCATTATTATTGGTCCAGATGGTCAACGTTAGTATTCATCTTCCTTTATCATACAACTGCTGCTCCCACACCCCGTAACAGCTGCTTTTGAGAGAAACTCATCTCTAGGTTGAGTTCGGCCTGATATCAAAAACATTTAGGTTCTGCAGCAAATCTGCCAAAAgttgtgctgttaagaaaatcagccaGTGAAATTTGCAAGGACGTAGATTGCGAATAAAAAACTTAAAATGAGATTTCACAAATGGTGTATATATATGGCagaaggatcatggcctattaagacttgaATCTGCTCCCTGTCttttttgatcagagtaacaatttTAGAAGCTGAGTTTTACagaaagaattgggaaaaaaaaatccattccaaaTATATcaatttgtttgctttctcatcATATTGTCCTACAACAGCCACAGGTTGCCTCTGTGTTGTAGCTATAAAAAGACAAATCCGCAAAtgcaatcaaatgcagtcagcctgaAAGGTTGTCATAAGTTTGTTCATCAAGGTCTCTAACCCCCTTTCGGCTTTCATGTTTAtggatattgtttttccttaccagattgaagtcctgtttcagttctgtctcagttctatcagtgtagtgttggcTTTACCAGATACTTCAGCTgcccatactagtggaaatacagcatccaaaatttccttggagattcctcacttgcagcaagcagatctgcaccatccaagcatcTTCTTatgggacatgcaactaaacagagttctcagaaaagttatttgagcttacaatttacttaacaaatcttgacctaagagaggtatagggctttctggcaaatagaagaattcatgtgttaaaactttgttccaaatttgaccttccattggtttcaaaaatggcctttatttctttcccatgACCCCAAGAACTAGCATGGTGGATATACTAAGAAGTGTCTTACAACTACTGACCACTGAataagtttattaaaaaaatctttggtttaatttcccaacTTCATTGGAACTACGGATCTGCTAAGGaggcctttaaatttcaccctcagactgctccattcagtgtTACAGTTCTCTAGAAGCAACGTCACTGCAGCAGAGAGGCCGGGGGATGGAGAAACCCCCCCTTTTGCTGCTTTAGCAGCGGGCAGACagctttttctattttatttttttggtctttttcttgctgcagtttataTACAGGCAAGGCCACGCAGGAGGTGTAATCACTGGTGCCGAGTGGGAGCTGCCAGTCCCTGGCAGACCCCTTGGTtaaatgagctgagtttatcttgcacattgacacaggcctgaaatttattttatagccgtacagcacaggcctggtttctttttgcctctttttttcattcctgctattatacactttatatgcaattccaactGGCTGAgctcctcagccccatttaccttttgcaatttcttatagatgtcaataaacagcatattaaacattaaacaaaaaaggttattccaaacacacaggcccaggcccaacattcaTACATCACACATATGGGGGCGGTTTTCCGACCcaagatatcattctcactggcctgggctatcactccttacactcataaaaaacatacttctgtataacctaTCCAAGCCCCTTTATGTTTTGACAAATTCCTGTAATTtaatcatgttagtattattgGTCCAGATGGTCAACGTTAGTATTCACCTTCCTTTATCATAAAACTGCCGTTCCAACACCCCATAACAGCTGCTTTTGAGAGAAACACATCTCTAGGTTGAGTTTGGCCAGAGGTATCGGTTCCTTCATGAAGAAACtcaaagagaactggtcttcaGATTGAcgcatttttttttataagtagtgctgcattaaaaattaggaaagaagacacCTCCAGAATGAGGCATCCACAGTCACTAGccactttggaaagtgtctCATGTATCATTTAACAATAGATACCACCAGCAGTATGAGATTTCTGTAAAAGTTACAGTTTCTTCTGAGACATCTACAGCTAAAGCTGTTCTAGCACTTTGACATTATTCTATGTCCATGTATCTGCCATTGGAGATGCAAATGATGATGAACCAGAACACTAATGCCTTAAAAAGCTGTATATGACTAATTTAGTCGGTATCTGAATGCCAGAACCCCAGGCTTTAAACTCCTACTTCCCACAGTGGGATCAAACGTGGGCCAGAATGGTTCCCAGTCCTGCCCTCTAAACTACTAGTGTGTCCTTTCATAAGCTCAGACATAAGGTACTTTTTACCAGTCTTAATGCCACTGAGTACACCTTGAGACATGGCACATGAGAAGCCTCCATCCTAGACTAGCCTCTCGGACAACATCATTCCCAGACCCAGGGTAACAGTAAGCCCCTGTATTGGTTGTGGCTGGAATagagttaaatttcttcataGTGGATTGTAtggagctgtgttttggatttgtgctgaaaacattGTTGATAACGTAGGGGTGGTTTAGTTCCTGCTGGGCAGAGCttacagagtcaaggccttgcTGCTCCTCACACTGACCCACCAGCGTGTGGGTTGGgagcacaagaagctgggaggggacacaccTGGGGCAGCTGAGCCCACCTGGCCAAAGGGGTATTCTATACTAtgtgatgtcatgctcagcaataaaagctgagggaagaagaagaaaggggaggacatttggagtgatggcatttgccttcccaagtaactgttacatGTGAtgaagccctgctttcctgaagGTGGCTGAGCATCTTCCTGCTGACGGAAAGCAGTGTATTagttctttattttgctttgattgTGAGAACAgctcttgctttaccttttaccctgtctttttctgaacccacaagttttctcacttttacccttaaAATTCTCCCCCTCAACCCACCACTGGGGATAGACCAAGTGACTTGCAACCTGCTGGGGTTACACTGTGAAACCCAAGGTAACTACAGCCTTTGATCCATGAAGTGTCTGTAACCCCAACCATCAAATTTTGGTAAGTACAGTATCCTAAAATTAACGCATGTGTAGCCAAACCCTCATTTAAAGCAACCTGGTGTGACTTCTGTTCTTGTGATTACCCAAAAAGGATCTCTATAGCAACCCTGCCCTCAAATCATAGAACAGTTCCAAACTGCATCAATAGCATCGACTTAAGGCTGGTCCTAACACATAGGTAACTGTAATTTAATTGTAAACTCAGTCTTTGACATTACTGTAACAGTGACTCTTGGGGTTTTCCCAGCCTTTGCTAATAGATAAATCCCAGCTCAACTCCTATGGCAACCATAACCATGATCTCAATGTTATGTCTAAATTTCTTTGCTGGAGTAACTATGTGCTTTTGGAATACCAAACTGGGAACTGGTGGATTGTCTGTGGCATGCACACGCTCCATCCAGGCAGGACTGGTGAAACAGGTACTGGCACCCTCCAGAAATTGTCTTTGGCTTTTGGCCCACTTCCTTATTGACTTCTTATTATTGTAAAGGCCTCCCACATTTCCCAGGAAGGCTTGGCTTGGCCCGTTGGTCCTCATCCGGGTAGCAGGAATAAAAGGGTGGCATTGAAGGCAGTCCTGACAAACAGAGAGCTCAAGTCACTTGGGCACTTCCTTGCTGTGGACTGCAGTATGAGAACGTCAATGCTCTTCGTCGGCTATCTTCTCATCTTCCTTGGCTTGGCTCTGCCAGGCACACAGGCAAAAGACATCCCCCGATGTGAATTGGTGAAGATCCTTCGTCGGCATGGCTTTGAGGGCTTTGTGGGCAAAACTGTAGCTGACTGTGAGTATAATAAGCTTCTGCTGCACCTCTCTGCCTATACCACCCTTGTCCCTCTCATCTTCTTTACAGTCTTCCAACAGTACTATTCTGTCCCTCCATTCCTTTGACTTCATCATCTCTCTTCCTCATCCCCTTGCTTGCCCCCTTCTATTGCTTACACTAAAAATAGCCATTCAGAGCTTTATCTTTCCAAGAGTTTATCTATCCGTTTGTCAGACTTACAATATCAACAGGTTAATTACTTCTCCAGCTCTTCATTCATCCTTAATCCCTTCATCTCTTTCCTCTTACTTACCCTGGGCATATTTGATGTTCCTCCTCTGGGTTGTCTCTTCTTCCCACAGGGGTCTGCCTGGTAAAACACGAGAGCGGTTACAGAACTACAGCATTTAATAACAATGGTCCAAGTAGGGACTATGGGATCTTTCAGATCAACAGCAAGTACTGGTGTAACGATGGCAAGACCCGTGGATCCAAGAATGCCTGTAATATCAATTGCTCAAGTAAGTGGTGAGACAGAACAGAGAGTCTTTCTTCATCCACTCTATGAAAGCACCTTGATCTGCCCATGACATCTGTCTATCAGCTGCTTTGGGCATTTCTTTCCTTGTGTACTATTCATCCATCTCCCCAGTATCCCAGCTGCCCTTCCTGATGAACACCTTTCTCTCTGCCCATCTATCCCTGCTCTCTCTGTACTCTGCTTTCCTCCATACTgaccttttctcccttctctacAGAATTACGAGATGATAACATTGTGGATGATATTCAGTGTGCCAAGAAGATTGCCAGAGAGGCTAGAGGCCTCACACCCTGGTAAGGATATTTGCAGTGGGCACTGGGAAAGAGGGGGCAGAGACATGAAAGAAAATCCTGCTTTTGACTGGTGTGGGGGTAGAGGCAATTGGTGAGAAGATGTATTTGGTAAAGTTTAGCACAGTCCTTCTTCTAGAGCTGAAAGGAGAACTGAGGAGTTCTGGCTCCCAGGACCTGCTCTAACTCCTTAcatttccctcccctcccagaGCTCTCCCTTttgtttccttccccttcctccagcTCCCTGAAGCTCATCAGAATTTTCATTGATTCATATCTTTCATGCCCAGCTTTCTTCACCCAAGACTCTCAAAGACTAACCAAGTTTGATTTTAGAAGCAATTCAATCATTATTTACCTCCTCAAATTACATcatgtgtttattttccagGGTCGCCTGGAAAAAATATTGCCAGGGCAAAAACCTGAGTTCCTATGTCAGGGGTTGCTAAATCACTCCACAAGCGGTGACTGTTTCCTCAGGATCATGAATGGTGAAGAATGTGGGTGTATGAAGAATGCTAGGGAACATGGATGGGTGCAGGGAATTGCTTTATGTTTATGCAATAAAGGGATGCTCTAACTTTTGTCTTGCGTGAATGTATAAGCCAATATGAAAGGCATGTTTATTTAGATGGCtgaatctgaaaaacaaaatgctcaAATTAGCCTTTCCTGAAGACACTTTTCCCAGCTACACAGCAGATGGTGGCTCTTTCCCCTTCTGTGACCCAGGAGACTTCATTAAGTAACTCAgggcagagcttgtgtccatgAAGATTTTGAGAAAACTCAAAAACACTTGCGTCAAATCCTTACCTTGTCATTGTCTTCAGCGCAAGTACTTTCCATCTATTTGAGGATTCAAACAAACCTTCTTATATGGGGTTTTGGCTTGTGGGTTCAACACTTGTAAAGGGATGCTTTCTGTCTACCTAAAAATTAAGATATGCGTGCATCTCCAAGGGACGTACTCAACAAGAAAAGATCAGGGGTTGTGGAAGTAAATGAAACATGTCCCTGCTCGGGGCTGCTGAATCCTGCCACAGCTCCATAACCCCAGGGGCAACCCGAGGTGAGACTGAGCCAGGGTTCCCAGCAGGCACAcagatacacacacagagatgtCAACACGTATATATATGACTATTAACAATTCAGAAGGGATAGGTGAGGAAGGGGAGGCAGTGGGGTAGCTCTGTATGTTAGGGAGTGTTTTGACTGTTTAGAGCTTGATGTTGGTGATGACATGGTTGAGCAtttatgggtaagaatcagagggaaggaaaacaaggcaGATATCCTGGTAggagtctgttacagaccacccaagcaggatgaagaggcagatgaaatattctataagtagctgggagaagtctcacGTTGACTAGCTCTTGTTCCCAGGGGGAACTTCAacttaccagatgtctgcttGAAATACACGTTGAGGGGAAACAGTTCCTGAAGTGTGTGGAGGTGaatttcctgacacagctggtcacTGAGGCAACCAGGGAAGGGTTCTGTTGCACCTGGTGTTTGTGAGCACAGAAGGACCGTGGGTGATGTGGTGGTGAAGGCCGCCTTGGGCATGGTGATCACAAAATCGATAGAGTTTTTGATTCTTGGAGAAGTAAGGAGGTGGGTCAGCAGAAGTGCTGCCTTGGATTCctgaagggcagactttgacctgtttaGGGGACTGGTTGACAGACTCTCTCAGGAGGCAGCTCTGAAGGGtcaaggagtccaggaaggctggtcgcTCTTCAAGAAGATGGTCTTAGAGGTGCAGGAACAGGCTGTCACTGTGTACTGAGCGACTAGCTGGTGGACAAAAAGACCAGCCTGGCTGCACAGAGAGCTTTGGctggaaatcagaaaaaaaaatgagagtttATGACCTTTGGAAGAGGGGGCAGGTAACTCAGGAAGACTACAGGGATGCCATGAAGTTATGCAGGgggaaaattagaagggccaaagcccaactagaacAGGCTACTGATGTAAAAGGGTAATGGTACCAGTTGTACTCAGACTACCCACCCCCTGAACTGGAAGAGAGGGATGTGGAGCAGAATGAAGTCCCCATAATCCAAGGCAAAATGGTTAgcaacctgctacaccacttagacaaacacaagtctatggggctcAATAGGATCCACCCAAGGgtgttgagggagctggcaggggTGCTCATCGAGGCACTTTCCATTATTTATCAGCAGCCCTGACTAAccagggaggtcccagttgactggaaggtGGCAAATGTGACGCACATCTACAAGAAGGTCTGAAAGGAGGATCCAGAGAATCACAGgtctgtcagtctgacctcggtgtcagggaaggtcatggagctgAGGTCATgtcctgagtgacatcacacgGTACATACAAGACAAACAAGTGATCAGGCCCCATCAGCAGGggtttgtgaaaggcaggtcctgcttgaccaacctgatctccttctacgacaaggtgacccgtttagtggatgagggaaaggctgtggatgttgtatACCTGGATACAGACTTTGACAGATTTTTCCatagcattctcctggagaaactggcaaCTCACGGcttggatgggtgtactcttcgATGGATAAAGAAATGGCTGGAGGGCCAAGCCCAAAGATTTGTgttgaatggagccaaatccagttggtggttGGTCACGAGTGGtattccccagggctcagtactggggccagttctgctTCATCTCTTTATCAACggtctggatgaggggatcaaaTGCACTCTCAGTAAGTTTGTAGataacaccaagttgggtgggagtgttgatctgctggaggcttggaaggccatgcagagggatctggatgagctggatcaatgggctgaagccaattgtctgaggttcaaaaaggccaagtgccgggtcctgcacttgagtcacaacaaccccatcaACGCTCCAGGTttggggaagagcggctggaaagtgctTGGGGGAAAGGGACCTCGGGGTtttggtgacagcagctgaacatgagccagcatgtgcccaggtggtcagaaaggccaccagcatcctggctggttccagcactggtgtggccagcaggcccagggcagtgaccgtccctgtactgggacctggggagcccaaacctcaaatcctgggggcagttttgggcccctcatgccaagagaggccttgaggtgctggagcaaatTGAGAGAAgagaacggagctggtgaggggctggagcacaagtgtgatgggagcggctgagggacctggggggttcagctggagaacaggagctgaggggagaccttctgatctctgaactgcctgaaaggagcttggagccagggggggtcgggctctgctccccaggaacaagtgccaggagcagaggaaacggcctcaagttgcgccaggagaggttgaggttggatcttgggaacaatttcttccccaaagggctgtggggcattggaacaggctgcccagggcagtgctggagtcaccatccctggaggggtttaaaacatgtagatgaggttcttagggacatggtttagtagtggacttggcagtgctgggttaatggttggattcaatgatcttacaggtcttttccaacctaaaccattctatgattttacaaCATACACACGcgtatatacacatatatatgacTGGCCACACAAAATAagacacacacagcacacacaaaaacacaaactgCACCAGTGGCCGCATCCTGTTCCCCTCTCTGGCTGATCAGAATGAAGGTCCTTTAGTCCTTGAGTGggaaatatacacatatatatacacacacacatatgtatatatttgcaCACACGCACAGGTGTGCAATCagccctctccagcagctgggtcagcccctctgcctgcctctGGATCCCACCCAATCTCACCAGTTGCTGGCACCTGTACACACCAGCCCCGCGGCCGCATCTCCCTCCGACACACTGACGTGTGTCCACGGGTCTCGGCTGTCCCCACGCCAGCCCGCGAACTCCCGTGGTCCCTCGAGCAGCCACCTGCGGGCCGCGGCCGACTCAGGCGTGTGGCCGGCCCGCGCCGCAGCAGCTGCCGGCGGGTCCGCAATCGCGGGAGCCtggcgggagcggggccgggcgaggggcgggagcggggccgaCCGAGGGGCGGGTTCCCGTTCCTGCTGCCGCCCGGCTGCCGGCAGCGCAGATCGGCTCGGTGGGGCCGCCCTGCGGAAGCTCCGTCCCGGCGGCCCCGGAGGAGCCGCTGCCGGGTCTCCCGCTCCGGCCGAAGGTTCCCGCGGCGCGTCGCGGCTTTGGCTGGCGTGTGCGGGAGGGAGAGCCCGCCGTGGGTCTGCGCAGGACATGCTGCCCGCTGCCGTCTGTCTGTCCGGCTCGGGCGGCCCCGACGGACAGGCTGGGCAGGGTGCTGCGGGTGCTGGGCTCTGGAGCCGTCGGGGCGTGCACGTCTGTGAGCGCCGGAAGCTGCGAGGTGTTCGCTGGCGTGGTCACTGCGGGAGAACCGGCAGCGCAGGCGGCGTGTCCATCCCTGCGCTTCCCGCAGCGGGAGAAGACGCCGTCACGGGCTCACTGCGTTCGGGGCCCTTCCTGAGGGTCTGTGCGCGGTGACAGAGCCGGAGATGAACACGAAGGCTCATGAAGTATGCGAGGAAGACAAGGATGGATGTCAAGTGGTTTCGCGAGGAAGTGATCTGTCCCTGCTGGGCAGGTAGGGACGTCTCCGTAGAGCCCAGCACTGCGGCGTGTTTTGTTAAAGCTGTAGGAAACAATTACCTTGGCAATttaataggcccaggcaggatctctcagcaaagcatattttattaacgATTTTGCAAGATCAAATGTTCTACGTAAAGGTAGGTGCACATAATAGGGCAAAAAACTCCTTATATTCCCCCAAAATCCCGACcgcatttttcctcccctgttccccattggttggcAGTTTATAGACTGCCTGACACCTGCCCCAGTTTACATATTTAATTCATCTAATTCTAacaatacccttccccttatcGATCTATTTAGAATATGGATTCCTGGCTCTTTGGCTGATCTTCCCCCTAGAtggacttttaaaatacaggtatcagtttGCATTCTGGGATTAGTTCaaagagactttgttttacattaaggattcatagtctgatgtctctcagtTCTTTCCCTCTGGATAGGGCCAGGTGCCAGGTCCccagttttgtaaaaacaacattccttcGTTAAACGTTCCTTACCAAGCCGTGTCAGGATGGCGTTTGCCAACGCAGCCCTGTGCAAAACACAAAGCGCAGCAAAGTGGTGAgtggctgccagcag encodes:
- the LYZ gene encoding lysozyme C; protein product: MRTSMLFVGYLLIFLGLALPGTQAKDIPRCELVKILRRHGFEGFVGKTVADWVCLVKHESGYRTTAFNNNGPSRDYGIFQINSKYWCNDGKTRGSKNACNINCSKLRDDNIVDDIQCAKKIAREARGLTPWVAWKKYCQGKNLSSYVRGC